A stretch of Sinorhizobium meliloti DNA encodes these proteins:
- a CDS encoding VOC family protein, translating into MHGKFVWYELMTTDMKAAEAFYKDIVGWSARDAGMPGMNYTLLSAGDHQVAGLMTMPEGALDMQIPPAWLGYIAVDDVDESAAKLAAEGGTVHRAPEDIPNIGRFAIVTDPHGAAFALFRGDGEPPPAMEQMAAGNIGWHELMAGDLDTAFSFYSKLFGWTKDQAMDMGEMGVYQIFAHNGQPIGGMMTRPREVPNPFWLYYFNVEAIDAAIDRAQSGGAKLLMGPMEVPGGAWIAQFIDPQGALFALVAPKR; encoded by the coding sequence ATGCATGGGAAATTCGTCTGGTACGAACTGATGACGACGGACATGAAGGCGGCGGAAGCCTTCTACAAGGACATCGTTGGCTGGAGCGCGCGTGACGCGGGAATGCCCGGCATGAACTACACGCTCCTTTCCGCCGGAGACCACCAGGTAGCGGGTCTCATGACGATGCCGGAAGGCGCGCTCGACATGCAGATACCGCCGGCATGGCTCGGCTATATCGCGGTCGACGATGTCGACGAGTCCGCCGCCAAGCTTGCCGCCGAGGGCGGAACGGTCCATCGCGCGCCGGAGGACATTCCGAATATCGGCCGCTTCGCAATCGTGACCGACCCGCACGGCGCCGCCTTCGCCCTCTTCAGGGGCGACGGCGAACCGCCACCGGCAATGGAGCAAATGGCTGCCGGCAACATCGGCTGGCACGAACTGATGGCCGGCGACCTCGACACGGCCTTCAGCTTCTATTCGAAGCTGTTCGGCTGGACCAAGGACCAGGCGATGGATATGGGCGAGATGGGCGTCTACCAGATCTTCGCCCATAATGGTCAGCCGATCGGCGGGATGATGACCAGGCCGAGAGAGGTTCCCAATCCTTTCTGGCTCTATTACTTCAATGTCGAGGCGATCGACGCGGCAATCGATCGGGCGCAATCCGGCGGCGCGAAGCTGTTGATGGGTCCGATGGAAGTGCCCGGCGGAGCGTGGATCGCGCAGTTCATCGACCCTCAAGGGGCGCTCTTCGCGCTGGTCGCGCCGAAACGCTGA
- a CDS encoding N-formylglutamate amidohydrolase codes for MGEAVEWEFFEVLEPASQRIPFVFNSPHSGRHYPQFFLDQSRLDPHSIRRSEDHFVDELFRSATFLGAPLLRAHFPRAFLDVNREPYELDPRMFDGALPPHANISSMRVAGGLGTVPRLVAENMEIYRGRFPVEQALERIETIYKPYHATLRKLIARTHVEFGMSILIDCHSMPGNVHLPGSGHRPDFIIGDRYGTSAAAELSRVAVELLEQLGYAVARNKPYAGGFITEHYGRPTRGLHALQIEINRGLYVDEATLIKKPGFAALEADLATFIAALARHVEDFGAYLPLAAE; via the coding sequence ATGGGGGAAGCGGTTGAGTGGGAGTTTTTCGAGGTTCTGGAACCCGCAAGCCAGAGGATACCTTTCGTTTTCAACTCCCCGCACAGCGGCCGGCATTATCCCCAGTTCTTTCTCGACCAGTCGCGCCTCGATCCGCATTCCATTCGCCGTTCCGAAGACCATTTCGTCGATGAACTGTTCCGCAGCGCCACGTTTCTGGGGGCGCCCTTGCTCCGGGCGCATTTCCCGCGTGCCTTCCTGGACGTAAACCGCGAACCCTACGAACTCGACCCGCGCATGTTCGACGGCGCCTTGCCGCCGCACGCCAATATCAGTTCGATGCGCGTCGCCGGCGGCCTCGGCACCGTGCCGCGCCTCGTCGCCGAGAATATGGAAATATATCGTGGCCGTTTTCCGGTCGAGCAGGCGCTCGAGCGCATCGAGACGATCTACAAGCCCTATCATGCGACGCTCAGAAAGCTGATCGCCCGCACCCATGTCGAGTTCGGGATGTCGATCCTCATCGACTGCCACTCGATGCCGGGCAACGTGCATCTGCCGGGAAGCGGCCATCGCCCGGACTTCATTATCGGCGACCGCTACGGAACGAGCGCGGCGGCGGAACTGTCCCGGGTGGCGGTGGAGCTTCTGGAGCAACTCGGCTATGCGGTCGCGCGCAACAAGCCCTATGCCGGCGGCTTCATCACGGAACATTATGGCCGTCCGACGCGCGGACTGCATGCGTTGCAGATCGAAATCAACCGCGGCCTCTATGTCGACGAGGCAACCCTGATCAAAAAGCCGGGATTCGCAGCTCTCGAGGCCGACCTCGCAACCTTCATCGCGGCGCTCGCGCGGCACGTCGAGGATTTCGGCGCCTATCTGCCGCTGGCCGCGGAATAA
- the ilvD gene encoding dihydroxy-acid dehydratase, with translation MPAYRSRTTTHGRNMAGARGLWRATGMKDSDFGKPIIAVVNSFTQFVPGHVHLKDLGQLVAREIEAAGGVAKEFNTIAVDDGIAMGHDGMLYSLPSREIIADSVEYMVNAHCADAMVCISNCDKITPGMLMAALRLNIPAVFVSGGPMEAGKVVLHGKTHALDLVDAMVAAADDKVSDEDVQIIERSACPTCGSCSGMFTANSMNCLTEALGLSLPGNGSTLATHADRKRLFVEAGHLIVDLARRYYEQEDERVLPRNIATKQAFENAMALDIAMGGSTNTVLHILAAAYEGEIDFTMDDIDRLSRKVPCLSKVAPAKADVHMEDVHRAGGIMSILGELDKGGLINRDCPTVHAETLGDAIDRWDITRTSSDTVRKFFRAAPGGIPTQVAFSQEARWDELDTDRENGVIRSVEHPFSKDGGLAVLKGNIALDGCIVKTAGVDESILKFSGPARVFESQDAAVKGILANEIKAGDVVVIRYEGPKGGPGMQEMLYPTSYLKSKGLGKACALITDGRFSGGTSGLSIGHVSPEAANGGTIGLVREGDMIDIDIPNRTISLRVDEAELAARRTEQDAKGWKPVEQRKRRVTTALKAYAAFATSADRGAVRDLGDR, from the coding sequence ATGCCTGCCTATCGCTCCCGCACCACCACCCACGGCCGCAACATGGCCGGCGCCCGCGGCCTCTGGCGCGCGACGGGCATGAAGGACAGCGACTTCGGCAAGCCTATTATCGCGGTGGTGAACTCGTTCACGCAGTTCGTGCCGGGCCATGTGCATCTGAAGGACCTCGGCCAGCTCGTCGCGCGCGAGATCGAGGCGGCCGGCGGCGTCGCCAAGGAATTCAATACGATCGCCGTCGACGACGGCATCGCCATGGGCCATGACGGCATGCTCTATTCGCTGCCCTCGCGCGAGATCATCGCCGACAGCGTCGAATATATGGTGAACGCCCATTGCGCCGACGCCATGGTCTGCATCTCCAATTGCGACAAGATCACCCCCGGCATGCTGATGGCGGCATTGCGCCTCAACATTCCGGCCGTCTTCGTCTCCGGCGGGCCGATGGAGGCCGGCAAGGTGGTGCTGCACGGCAAGACGCATGCGCTCGACCTCGTCGACGCTATGGTCGCGGCCGCCGACGACAAAGTCTCCGACGAGGACGTCCAGATCATCGAGCGCTCCGCCTGCCCGACCTGCGGCTCCTGCTCCGGCATGTTCACGGCCAATTCGATGAACTGTCTGACCGAGGCGCTCGGTCTGTCGCTGCCCGGCAACGGCTCGACGCTCGCGACCCATGCCGACCGCAAACGCCTGTTCGTCGAGGCCGGCCACCTCATCGTCGACCTGGCGCGCCGCTATTACGAGCAGGAGGACGAGCGGGTGCTGCCCCGCAACATCGCCACCAAGCAGGCCTTCGAGAACGCCATGGCGCTCGACATCGCCATGGGCGGCTCGACGAATACGGTGCTCCACATCCTTGCCGCCGCCTATGAGGGCGAGATCGACTTCACCATGGACGATATCGACCGGCTGTCGCGCAAGGTCCCGTGCCTGTCGAAGGTCGCTCCGGCGAAAGCCGACGTGCACATGGAAGACGTACACAGGGCCGGCGGCATCATGTCGATCCTCGGCGAGCTGGACAAGGGCGGCCTCATCAACCGCGACTGCCCGACAGTCCACGCCGAGACGCTCGGCGACGCGATCGACCGCTGGGACATCACCCGCACGTCGAGCGACACTGTCCGAAAATTCTTCCGCGCCGCTCCCGGAGGCATTCCGACGCAGGTCGCCTTCAGCCAGGAGGCACGCTGGGACGAGCTCGATACAGACCGCGAAAACGGTGTCATCCGCTCGGTCGAACATCCCTTCTCCAAGGATGGCGGCCTCGCAGTACTCAAGGGCAACATCGCGCTCGACGGCTGCATCGTGAAAACCGCGGGCGTGGACGAGAGCATCCTGAAATTCTCCGGCCCGGCGCGCGTCTTCGAGAGCCAGGACGCAGCCGTGAAGGGCATCCTCGCCAACGAGATCAAGGCCGGCGACGTCGTCGTCATCCGCTACGAGGGGCCGAAGGGCGGACCGGGCATGCAGGAAATGCTCTACCCGACGAGCTATCTGAAGTCGAAGGGTCTCGGCAAAGCCTGTGCGCTGATCACCGACGGACGCTTCTCCGGCGGCACCTCCGGTCTTTCGATCGGCCACGTCTCTCCCGAAGCGGCGAATGGCGGAACGATCGGGCTGGTGCGCGAAGGCGACATGATCGATATCGACATTCCGAACCGCACCATCAGTCTGCGGGTGGACGAGGCCGAGCTTGCCGCACGCCGCACCGAACAGGATGCCAAGGGCTGGAAGCCGGTCGAGCAGCGCAAGCGCCGGGTGACGACCGCGCTCAAGGCCTATGCGGCCTTCGCGACATCGGCCGACCGCGGCGCCGTGAGAGATCTGGGCGACCGTTAA
- the cpdR1 gene encoding response regulator CpdR1 — protein sequence MTAKILLAEDDNDMRRFLVKALEKAGYKVLSYDNGASAYDRLREEPFSLLLTDIVMPEMDGIELARRATELDPDLKVMFITGFAAVALNPDSKAPKDAKVLSKPFHLRDLVNEVNKMLAA from the coding sequence ATGACTGCGAAAATCCTCCTTGCCGAAGACGACAACGACATGCGCCGGTTTCTTGTGAAGGCGCTGGAAAAAGCCGGCTACAAGGTTCTTTCCTATGACAACGGCGCCAGCGCCTATGACCGGCTTCGCGAAGAACCCTTTTCGCTTCTCCTGACCGACATCGTCATGCCGGAGATGGACGGCATCGAACTCGCGCGCCGCGCGACCGAACTCGACCCCGACCTGAAAGTGATGTTCATCACCGGCTTCGCCGCCGTTGCGCTGAACCCGGATTCCAAGGCGCCGAAAGACGCCAAGGTCCTTTCCAAGCCCTTCCACCTGCGCGACCTCGTCAACGAGGTCAACAAGATGCTGGCCGCCTGA
- a CDS encoding anti-sigma factor family protein codes for MTENDLNPDILSAYVDGELEPEEASRVARLIASDEAVARRAAKLSEMKAAVAGMAPEIVVVTVPRPRPASRWMLSFAAGACASLLVFAVAWFGLARAPVGVPAGLPGDAAVRDAVLEHAAWVGGSFTPPMLPASAPADVFVPAMNAAGLTPVFARETSVNGEAALHTGYVGSSGCRLSLFRIARPDVEHGFDMSSDDGLLHASWSGDAASFLLVARGMDEARFALLAGALKLASEENGRGKQKIIASLGAMRQPCIG; via the coding sequence ATGACAGAAAACGACCTGAATCCCGATATTTTGAGTGCCTATGTCGACGGCGAACTCGAGCCGGAGGAGGCGTCGCGCGTCGCCCGTCTGATTGCTTCCGACGAGGCGGTGGCGCGGCGCGCGGCCAAACTGTCCGAGATGAAGGCGGCAGTTGCGGGAATGGCTCCGGAGATCGTGGTGGTGACGGTGCCGCGTCCGCGGCCGGCCAGCCGATGGATGCTGTCGTTTGCTGCGGGTGCGTGTGCCAGCCTGCTGGTCTTTGCGGTGGCCTGGTTCGGCCTGGCAAGGGCTCCGGTGGGGGTGCCGGCGGGACTGCCGGGGGACGCGGCGGTTCGCGATGCCGTGCTGGAGCATGCGGCCTGGGTCGGAGGTTCTTTCACGCCGCCAATGCTTCCGGCCTCCGCACCCGCTGATGTGTTTGTGCCGGCGATGAACGCGGCCGGATTGACGCCCGTCTTTGCGCGCGAAACCTCCGTGAATGGCGAAGCCGCGTTGCATACAGGCTACGTCGGCAGTTCCGGCTGTCGGCTGAGCCTGTTCCGGATCGCTCGCCCGGACGTTGAGCACGGTTTCGACATGTCAAGCGACGACGGCCTGCTTCATGCCTCCTGGTCGGGCGACGCCGCAAGCTTCCTGCTTGTAGCCCGGGGGATGGACGAAGCCCGCTTCGCCCTTCTCGCCGGCGCTCTGAAGCTGGCGAGCGAAGAGAATGGCCGGGGAAAGCAGAAAATAATCGCAAGCCTCGGCGCGATGCGTCAGCCGTGCATCGGCTGA
- a CDS encoding sulfite oxidase, whose protein sequence is MTEMLTMKRRSFLTGSAGAVVAAGTGGLAEAKETKPLPDYVAWKDADALIVHSDKTLETKRSEFGTSIITPEEKLYIRNNVNTPPESILADRDGWKVEISGVKEPRTLTVAELKTLGLVTAATVLQCSGNGRKYFKDQLTGDQKMSGTPWTVGAAGCVIWSGVPLKAVVDALGGPAEGARFITGTGGEELPAGLDPKLLVVERSVPISNLDNVILAWEMNGRPLSLAHGGPLRMVVPGYSGVNNIKYVKAVAMTEVETDAKIQKTSYRVHALGEKGSPDQPSVWEQPVKSWITTPHEAAKAGQVQIAGVAFGGMNACKSVEVSVDGGQTWQEAEFIGPDLGRFAWRVFALSADLARGTYTLVSRATDTEGNVQPEETEMNGAGYGHNGWRAPAVKLTVA, encoded by the coding sequence TTGACTGAGATGCTGACCATGAAACGGCGGAGTTTTCTGACCGGGAGCGCCGGAGCTGTCGTTGCTGCCGGAACCGGTGGGCTTGCTGAGGCCAAGGAGACGAAGCCTCTGCCCGACTACGTGGCCTGGAAGGACGCCGATGCGCTGATCGTCCATAGCGACAAGACGCTGGAGACGAAGCGAAGCGAATTCGGCACCAGTATCATTACGCCGGAAGAGAAGCTTTACATCCGCAACAACGTCAACACGCCTCCGGAATCGATTCTCGCCGACCGCGACGGATGGAAGGTGGAGATATCAGGCGTAAAGGAGCCCCGGACGCTCACTGTCGCCGAACTGAAGACTCTGGGTCTGGTGACGGCGGCGACTGTACTGCAATGTTCGGGCAATGGCCGCAAATACTTCAAGGATCAGCTGACGGGTGACCAGAAAATGAGCGGCACGCCCTGGACCGTCGGCGCTGCGGGTTGCGTCATCTGGAGCGGCGTGCCTCTCAAAGCGGTGGTCGATGCCCTGGGTGGGCCTGCCGAAGGGGCTCGGTTCATCACGGGAACGGGCGGTGAGGAGCTTCCGGCCGGGCTCGACCCCAAGCTTCTGGTGGTCGAGCGCTCGGTCCCGATCTCGAACCTCGACAATGTGATTCTTGCCTGGGAAATGAACGGGAGGCCTCTTTCCCTTGCCCATGGGGGCCCGCTGCGCATGGTCGTCCCCGGCTATTCCGGCGTCAACAATATCAAATATGTCAAGGCCGTCGCCATGACCGAGGTCGAGACGGACGCGAAGATCCAGAAGACCAGCTATCGCGTGCACGCGCTCGGAGAAAAAGGCTCTCCCGACCAGCCATCGGTATGGGAACAGCCCGTCAAGTCGTGGATCACCACGCCGCACGAGGCTGCAAAGGCGGGACAGGTGCAGATTGCCGGCGTCGCCTTCGGCGGCATGAATGCTTGCAAGAGCGTAGAGGTCTCGGTGGACGGCGGTCAGACGTGGCAGGAAGCCGAGTTCATCGGGCCCGATCTCGGCCGTTTCGCCTGGCGCGTTTTTGCCCTGTCGGCCGATCTGGCGCGGGGGACCTACACGCTCGTCAGCCGCGCGACCGATACCGAGGGTAACGTGCAGCCCGAGGAGACCGAGATGAATGGAGCCGGCTACGGCCACAACGGCTGGCGTGCGCCCGCCGTCAAACTCACCGTTGCCTGA
- a CDS encoding ISAs1-like element ISRm21 family transposase, translated as MSRFAACFEDLPDPRGRNARHPLTSILFIAVAAIVCGAESCTDMADFGVAKKKWLKTIVPLPYGIPSHDTFSTVFRHLDPDAFDAAFRRLTASFAQGLEGVVAIDGKAVRGAYRRAAKATPLHFVNVWAAGPGLVIGQKLAPGRNEVQGALDALALLALEGSIVTADALHCRPDTARAILAAGGDYALALKANQPGLLAQALARIEDADHVESIQIAAETAHDRTETRRASVVAVDDINFPGLQAIGCVETTSRHTNGHLTSHVRYFLLSTTMSPSALIEVVRTHWQIENKLHWVLDVHFREDAARNRKDNGPQNIAFLRKIALNLLRSHPDKASIRRKIKKAGWDDQFLTSLIAHMR; from the coding sequence ATGAGTAGATTTGCCGCTTGCTTTGAAGATTTGCCCGATCCGCGCGGTCGCAATGCGCGCCATCCGTTGACGTCGATCCTGTTCATTGCCGTTGCGGCGATTGTCTGCGGTGCGGAAAGCTGTACCGATATGGCCGATTTCGGCGTTGCCAAGAAGAAATGGCTGAAGACAATCGTGCCGCTGCCCTATGGCATTCCCAGCCATGACACCTTCTCCACCGTCTTCCGCCATCTCGATCCGGATGCCTTTGACGCGGCCTTTCGCCGTCTCACGGCGAGCTTTGCGCAGGGTCTCGAAGGGGTGGTAGCGATCGATGGCAAGGCGGTGCGCGGTGCCTACCGGCGCGCCGCCAAGGCCACGCCACTCCACTTCGTCAATGTCTGGGCTGCCGGTCCCGGTCTGGTCATCGGCCAAAAGCTCGCGCCGGGCCGCAATGAGGTGCAAGGGGCTCTCGATGCGCTCGCGCTGCTGGCACTGGAGGGCTCTATCGTCACCGCCGATGCCCTGCATTGCCGGCCCGACACCGCCCGCGCCATCCTCGCTGCCGGCGGCGATTATGCTCTGGCACTGAAGGCCAACCAGCCCGGCCTCTTGGCCCAGGCGCTCGCCCGCATCGAGGACGCCGACCACGTCGAGAGCATCCAGATTGCAGCCGAGACTGCCCATGACCGCACCGAGACACGCCGCGCCAGCGTTGTGGCTGTCGACGATATCAACTTTCCGGGCCTGCAGGCCATCGGCTGCGTCGAGACCACAAGCCGTCATACCAACGGCCATTTGACCAGCCATGTCCGCTACTTCCTGCTCTCCACCACCATGTCGCCGAGCGCGCTGATCGAGGTTGTAAGAACCCATTGGCAAATCGAAAACAAACTGCATTGGGTTCTGGATGTCCACTTCCGCGAGGACGCCGCCAGAAACCGCAAGGACAACGGCCCTCAGAACATTGCCTTCTTGCGCAAGATCGCTCTCAACCTCTTGCGATCTCACCCCGACAAGGCCTCCATCCGCCGGAAAATCAAAAAGGCGGGCTGGGATGACCAATTCCTCACTTCTCTTATCGCTCATATGCGATAG
- a CDS encoding RNA polymerase sigma factor, with protein MSGIMRSRVERRLEPHYARLFAYAVALSRDRDGAQDIFQECIARALDARSVPETEPAFRAWLFAILRNIWIDQSRLRRRRSDLEQEFVTDLVPAPVAPETVLVDAFSVRQAFTRLSTEHREILALVDISGFSYEEVAMMIAVPKGTVMSRVSRARRALASYLGDANVVELARHREGRK; from the coding sequence ATGTCGGGTATCATGCGCTCGCGCGTTGAACGGAGACTGGAACCGCATTATGCGCGGCTTTTCGCTTATGCCGTCGCGCTTTCGCGCGATCGCGACGGAGCACAGGATATTTTCCAGGAGTGCATCGCCCGCGCCTTGGATGCGCGAAGCGTGCCCGAAACGGAGCCCGCATTTCGTGCATGGCTCTTCGCGATCCTTCGGAACATCTGGATCGACCAGTCGCGCCTGCGCCGCCGGCGTTCCGACCTGGAACAGGAGTTCGTCACGGACCTGGTGCCCGCGCCGGTCGCCCCGGAAACCGTGCTGGTCGATGCATTTTCGGTCCGCCAGGCGTTTACCCGCCTCAGCACCGAGCATCGCGAAATCCTCGCGCTGGTCGACATATCCGGTTTCAGCTACGAGGAGGTGGCAATGATGATCGCAGTGCCCAAGGGTACCGTCATGAGCCGGGTCAGCCGTGCAAGGCGGGCGCTGGCGTCTTACCTCGGCGATGCCAATGTCGTCGAACTCGCGCGGCATCGAGAAGGCCGAAAATGA
- a CDS encoding LysR family transcriptional regulator, whose product MSRPSVNRSGEMEIFAKAVELGGFSAAARHYRMTPSAVSKLVLRLEERLGVRLVNRSTRKLQLTPEGHAFYERTVRILADIDEAERSASAGESPVGRVRLNVNASFGTHVLMPLVPEFRAHFPAVSLDIVMTDAVVDLMEARADVAIRAGPLKSSTLIARKLGATRMMIVAAPSYIERYGMPSSLEELKGHERLGFCYARAVDGWPLRTDGETVVLPASGAVQVSDGEGLRQLALAGAGLARLAEFTVREDVSARRLVPVLEDLNPGDLEEVHAVYLGQGGALPARVRAVLDFLARHARITPGQDAGRRRTSPIPAPA is encoded by the coding sequence ATGTCGAGACCCTCGGTCAACCGCTCGGGCGAAATGGAGATCTTTGCGAAGGCGGTGGAGCTGGGCGGATTTTCGGCTGCTGCCCGCCATTACCGCATGACGCCTTCGGCCGTCAGCAAGCTCGTGCTGCGTCTTGAGGAGCGGCTCGGCGTGAGGCTGGTGAACCGCTCGACGCGCAAGCTTCAGCTGACGCCGGAGGGACATGCATTCTACGAGCGTACGGTGCGCATCCTCGCCGATATCGACGAGGCGGAGCGCTCTGCATCGGCCGGCGAGAGCCCGGTCGGCCGGGTCCGGCTGAACGTCAACGCCTCGTTCGGCACCCACGTCCTGATGCCGCTGGTGCCCGAGTTCCGGGCGCATTTTCCTGCCGTCAGCCTCGACATCGTCATGACCGACGCCGTCGTGGACCTGATGGAGGCGCGCGCCGATGTGGCTATCCGCGCTGGACCGCTGAAGAGCTCGACGCTGATTGCGCGCAAGCTCGGGGCGACGCGGATGATGATCGTGGCGGCACCGTCCTACATAGAACGGTACGGAATGCCCTCGTCGCTCGAGGAGCTCAAGGGGCATGAGCGGCTCGGCTTCTGCTACGCGCGCGCCGTCGACGGCTGGCCGTTGAGGACGGATGGGGAAACGGTCGTGCTGCCGGCCTCGGGAGCGGTACAGGTGAGCGATGGCGAGGGGTTGCGCCAATTGGCGCTTGCCGGCGCCGGGCTGGCACGGCTTGCGGAGTTCACCGTAAGGGAAGACGTCAGCGCCCGGCGCCTCGTGCCGGTTCTGGAAGACCTCAATCCGGGCGATCTCGAGGAGGTTCACGCCGTCTATCTCGGCCAGGGCGGCGCGCTTCCCGCGCGCGTGCGCGCCGTCCTCGATTTCCTCGCCCGCCATGCCCGCATCACGCCGGGGCAGGACGCGGGCAGGCGCCGGACTTCACCCATACCGGCTCCGGCATGA
- a CDS encoding GFA family protein → MKKTHKGSCHCGRIRFEVDIDLEAGTSRCNCSYCSKLRYWGASVKPEDFRLMCEEAGIGDYQFGTMSGHHRFCTACGVTPYGHGYVEEIGGAFVSINVACLDGVDPAEFAALPIQYMDGLHNNWWNAPAETRHM, encoded by the coding sequence ATGAAAAAGACCCATAAGGGTAGCTGCCACTGTGGACGGATCCGCTTCGAGGTCGATATCGATCTCGAAGCGGGAACCAGCCGCTGCAATTGCTCATACTGCTCGAAGCTGCGTTATTGGGGCGCAAGCGTGAAACCGGAGGATTTCCGGCTCATGTGCGAGGAGGCAGGCATCGGCGATTACCAGTTCGGCACGATGAGCGGCCATCATCGGTTCTGCACGGCGTGCGGTGTGACGCCCTATGGCCACGGCTATGTCGAAGAGATCGGCGGTGCCTTCGTCTCCATCAATGTCGCATGCCTCGACGGTGTCGATCCGGCCGAGTTTGCGGCCCTGCCGATCCAATATATGGACGGGCTCCACAACAATTGGTGGAACGCACCGGCCGAGACGCGGCACATGTGA
- a CDS encoding DUF1579 domain-containing protein, translating into MKVEPQEEHRWLEQLLGEWTITSEDSTGSGEDSQPWIENVRSMHGLWVVCEGEGIMPGGSPGQTLMTLGYNPETKRYLGTWVGSMMTHMWVYDGVIEDDGKTLALNCEGPDFENPGRTARYQDRITLIDANRRTLTARVQTENGDWKEMMSAEYRRR; encoded by the coding sequence ATGAAAGTAGAGCCGCAGGAAGAACACCGATGGCTGGAACAGCTGCTCGGCGAGTGGACGATCACGTCCGAGGATTCGACGGGAAGCGGCGAGGACAGCCAGCCCTGGATCGAAAACGTCCGCTCGATGCACGGTCTCTGGGTCGTGTGCGAGGGAGAGGGCATCATGCCGGGGGGCAGCCCCGGCCAGACTTTGATGACGCTCGGCTACAATCCCGAGACAAAGCGTTATCTCGGTACGTGGGTCGGCTCCATGATGACGCATATGTGGGTCTATGACGGCGTTATAGAGGACGACGGGAAGACGCTTGCCCTCAATTGTGAAGGCCCCGACTTCGAAAATCCCGGCAGGACCGCCCGATATCAGGATAGAATAACCCTCATCGACGCGAACCGCCGGACCCTTACGGCCCGCGTCCAGACCGAAAACGGCGACTGGAAAGAAATGATGAGCGCGGAATACCGCCGCCGCTAG
- a CDS encoding MarR family winged helix-turn-helix transcriptional regulator gives MSKPLPIPFSTTLFVRDTCLCLHVQRAARALARRFDEALRPLEITNGQFSLMMSLNRPDPPSMSAVAAVLAMDRTTLTAALKPLERRGIVESFADPGDRRLKRVRLTTEGGRLLAEALPIWKATHEALDERLGEGGAERLRADLIALT, from the coding sequence ATGTCAAAGCCGCTGCCGATACCTTTTTCCACCACGCTCTTCGTCAGGGACACCTGCCTGTGCCTGCATGTCCAGCGCGCCGCCCGGGCGCTCGCCCGTCGGTTCGACGAGGCGCTGAGACCGCTCGAGATTACCAATGGTCAGTTCTCGCTGATGATGTCGCTCAACCGGCCGGACCCGCCGAGCATGAGCGCGGTGGCCGCCGTGCTCGCCATGGATCGCACCACGTTGACGGCGGCGCTGAAGCCGCTGGAGCGACGAGGCATTGTCGAGTCGTTCGCCGACCCTGGCGACAGGCGTCTGAAACGCGTGCGGCTGACGACGGAGGGCGGCCGGCTGCTCGCCGAGGCGCTGCCGATCTGGAAGGCAACCCATGAAGCGCTCGACGAACGTCTGGGGGAGGGCGGCGCGGAACGTCTGCGGGCGGATCTGATCGCACTGACCTGA
- a CDS encoding c-type cytochrome, whose protein sequence is MTHASSRRIAAVLTCVTIGLSPRMASAEEDKLALGREIFLERSEPQCALCHTLADAEAVGEVGPNLDELKPDAERVNTAVTNGIGPMPANEILTDEEIEAVALYVSTVAGKAK, encoded by the coding sequence ATGACCCATGCTTCAAGCCGCCGGATCGCGGCCGTGCTCACCTGTGTAACCATCGGCCTGTCGCCGCGCATGGCATCCGCCGAAGAAGACAAGCTTGCGCTCGGCAGAGAGATATTCCTCGAACGGTCGGAACCGCAATGCGCGCTCTGTCATACGCTGGCGGATGCCGAGGCCGTCGGGGAGGTTGGACCCAATCTCGACGAACTCAAACCCGACGCGGAAAGGGTCAATACGGCTGTCACCAACGGCATCGGGCCGATGCCGGCCAACGAGATCCTTACGGACGAAGAAATCGAGGCCGTCGCGCTTTATGTCTCGACGGTCGCCGGAAAAGCCAAGTGA
- a CDS encoding pseudoazurin, which translates to MKTKMMLLAMLCATSAGQANAEEYRVEMLNKAADGRVMAFEPAVIRAQPGDTVTFVAKDKGHNSALMKGGAPEGAETWKGKINEEITVTLSKPGVYMYQCAPHVGMGMIGAIVVGEPANLEAVKGIKYPGKSKAAAEKIFAEIESGG; encoded by the coding sequence TTGAAGACAAAGATGATGCTTTTGGCGATGTTGTGCGCGACCTCTGCAGGCCAGGCAAACGCCGAGGAATATCGTGTCGAAATGCTGAACAAAGCCGCTGACGGCCGCGTGATGGCATTCGAGCCCGCCGTCATCCGCGCCCAGCCCGGAGACACCGTCACCTTCGTCGCAAAAGACAAGGGGCACAACTCCGCGCTGATGAAGGGCGGCGCACCGGAAGGTGCGGAGACCTGGAAGGGCAAGATCAACGAGGAAATCACCGTGACCCTGAGCAAGCCCGGCGTCTACATGTATCAATGCGCCCCGCATGTCGGCATGGGCATGATCGGCGCAATCGTGGTTGGAGAACCGGCGAACCTCGAAGCCGTCAAGGGCATCAAGTATCCCGGAAAATCGAAGGCGGCCGCGGAGAAGATCTTCGCGGAAATCGAGAGCGGCGGCTGA